In Alteromonas sp. RKMC-009, the genomic stretch GAAATCTGTCCTAGAAGATGATTTGATCAACAAGGCTAGGGTTGAAAACCCTAGCCTTGTTTCTCATTTGCACTCTGCTGTAGTGATTTTGGCTCAACCGGAGCAGTAATATTCAGTTTCAACTCAATTTCTTCAAGCGACAGCTGTTTGGTTTCCGGTACTTTTCGCCAAATGAAGATAAACCCGAGTAAACAAATAATGCCATAAATCAAAAAGCTCCCTTGTGCTTCAAAAGTATGATTAATCAATGGAAAAGTGTAAGTTAAAACAAACGAAGCAAACCAAAGAGTAAAAGTACCGATAGCCATAGCTACGCCACGAACCCGATTAGGAAAAAGCTCAGCTAGTAATACCCAGGTAACAGGTGCCAATGTCATCGCATATATTGCAATTGCACACAGTACCAGCAGCAGAACAGGCAAACCTAAAGTGCCTGTTTGATAAGCCAGTGCAATCAAGGCATAAATAATCGTCAAACCAATTGAACCGAATAACATGAGTTTACGTCGCCCTAGACGGTCAACTAAAGGTAAAGCGAGTAAAGTAAAAATTAAGTTCACAGAGCCGGTTGCTACAATGGATTTTAGTGTATCGTCAATATCAAATCCTGCGCTGGTAAAAATTTCCTGCGCGTAATTAAATACTACGTTGATGCCACACCATTGCTGAAATGCAGCCAGTACTATACCAATGATTAACACGGGTTTAAGTGATAGCAAATCCCCAAATCCACTGCCATGCCTTACTGACAAATTAGCCTTTAGTTCGGTTAGAACCTTACTTGTGTAGCTGCTACTACCAATTTTAGCCAACACTTCTCGCGCTTCAGTAAAGCGAGCTTTTTGCGTTAGCCAGCGTGGTGATTCAGGGATTAAAATGGCCAGAATTAAAAATAACATTGCCGGAACTAGCTCAGCCGCATTGCTTCGAAGAACTTGTAGCTATTCAATTTTATTTTTACGTTGTTATCGAATGTTGGAGCGTTTGTTACAATATTTAACACCGGTGCTCGACGAAAGAGAATGCTATATTTGCGCATTCATGATGGATTATTTTATTGTCATTAACCTGCAGCATATATAAAGCGGGCGCCTGCGTGTACCGGCAACGATTAACTGCATTTGATACATTTTTCCTTTGTTGTAAATCGCAGTTGCGCCACCTCGCCAGGTAAGGTAAACACCACATGGTAATACTTTACCGGCAACAACTGTTGTTCTCTGGCCTGAACCCAGCGTTTGGCACTCGCCCCTGACGCTTCGGAAAACGCCGGTTACGACAGGAGTTGTACGCAATCAGCCCGGTATGACAACTATCGCAACCCTACGGGAATTCAGGACGACATTGCCCTTTATTCAGGATAGAAGTGCAATACAAAATCAGAATAAAATTAGAGATGTGGGAGCGAGAATCTTACCACGGAGCGGTTTAGTCCATTGTCCATTCCCTGTCTTGTGAAAGGTTTATACATCCCCTACAAATTCCGCCAGACAAAGAAAAACTAAAAGATATTCTTAGAGTACCCGGGCAGTTGACCTTTCCCGCAAAGCTATTTTACTCACCCCAAAACCACCTTCACGGCCCCGAACACCACCACGCCGGTGAGAGTGGGTAATCCCATCGAGCGGGTTTTCGACCATACAAGCAGTGTTGCCAGCAGGCCTGCTACCGTTGCTGTCCAGGAGGGGATGGTGAGGTGTACCGGTACCAGCGAGCTGCCGAGCATGGCGGCTATCATTGCCGGGCCGGATACGGTGAGCCAGTCTGGCATATCGGGTGTTGTTTCATCATTTGCATGCTTAGCGAGTTTTTTGCGCATCCACAAATAAGGAAGCAGTCTGATTAAATAAGTGCCAACGGCAATACTTACCAGGGTCAGCCACATTTCCTGACTCATTTCTGGCTGTCTCCGGGTTGCATTGCCTTAATTGCATAAAACACGATGGCGCCGGCTAAGGCGGCAAGGGGAATGGCTGCATTCGGGTAACCTGCTATTTTGCACAGCATAGACAGCGCCGCAGCGGTGACCAGAGTGGTGGTCCACAACATGCTGTTGCAGCGGGGGGCAACCAATACCGCAAACAGGGCGGGCAGGGCGAACGGCAGGGCTTCATTGACGAGTGGCCAGCGTTGGGTAAGTGTATCGCCGGCTACTGCGCCAAGTGCTGTACCGCCAATCCAGCTGAACCATGCCAGCAAGCCTAAACTTGTATACCATGCCATCCGGTGTGCTTTGGGCAGTTGTGGCAAGCGCACCAGTGCCAGTGCAAATACCTGGTCGGTAAGACCATGCATCAGAGGAAACCAGCGTTTATTTGAATCCATGTACCTGGCAATATTCGGTGCATAGACCATATGGCGGGCGTTAATCAGTAGTGTCATCAGTACAACAAGTGGAAGGGGGGCACCGGATGCCACCATTGCTACAAATAAAAATTGTGAAGCACCGGCATAGATGAATGTTGAGATCAGAATGGTTTCAAATACGCTGAAACCAGCTTGTATTGAAATTAAGCCAAAGGAGATGGCTACGGGAATATAACCCCCGAACAAGGGAAGGGCATCCTTCAGTCCCTGACGCCATGGCGAAAAGTCCGGCGTGATTGTAAGCGTATTCATTCCGCAGGTTCCTGTATGCATGTTCCGGTCACCCGGTCATGGTGAAAATAGTGTGTCATGTGCAAGGTGAGATGAAATTAAACGTTCCGGCTGTAACCACGCAGCACCGGGGCGGTGGGATCCAGTAAAGCCAGTTTCTCCAGTGCAAGTTCTCTGGCACCGGCAGATGCGCCGTATAACGGTGCCTTTTCCGGCTCTGAGGTAACAGAAATAGCCGTGCCGGCAATATTACTGGCCAGTGCATCTTCAATGCAGGCTTGCAGTGCCGGATGGTGACAAAGCTGACCGCCGAGCACCACCTTTTCCGGGTTGGTCAGAACGCAGGTAGCAGCCACCACCTTACCGGTGGCATTCAGCACCTCTGCGGGCAGTGCGTTGCCGGGTGTCAGCGCCATTTCATAAAAGTGTTCAGTATACAGAGATTCAAGTAGCGGTGGCGCAGTGCCCAGCCTGACATAACCAATTTCACCGGCCATACCGTCAGCACCACGCACAATATTACCGTTGAGCATGAGGCCGCAGCCTATACCTCTGCCAAGATGGATATAAGCAAAATTCTGACAGCCGTCATTCAAATATTCGATGAGTGTGGCCCAGTTTACATCGTTATCGACGGTCACGGGGCAGTGGTAACGATCGCCAAGCAGCTGTGCAAACTGAAGGCCGTGCGCCATCGGAAAAGGAGAGTGAGGCAGGGCCAGCACATTACCGGTAACCGGACTAACAGGATCGGCCACAGACACGCCCGTAGCGAGCAGCGGTGCGTTTGTTGTCTTCAGGGTTTTGTC encodes the following:
- a CDS encoding MFS transporter, whose product is MLFLILAILIPESPRWLTQKARFTEAREVLAKIGSSSYTSKVLTELKANLSVRHGSGFGDLLSLKPVLIIGIVLAAFQQWCGINVVFNYAQEIFTSAGFDIDDTLKSIVATGSVNLIFTLLALPLVDRLGRRKLMLFGSIGLTIIYALIALAYQTGTLGLPVLLLVLCAIAIYAMTLAPVTWVLLAELFPNRVRGVAMAIGTFTLWFASFVLTYTFPLINHTFEAQGSFLIYGIICLLGFIFIWRKVPETKQLSLEEIELKLNITAPVEPKSLQQSANEKQG
- a CDS encoding AzlD domain-containing protein, encoding MSQEMWLTLVSIAVGTYLIRLLPYLWMRKKLAKHANDETTPDMPDWLTVSGPAMIAAMLGSSLVPVHLTIPSWTATVAGLLATLLVWSKTRSMGLPTLTGVVVFGAVKVVLG
- a CDS encoding AzlC family ABC transporter permease, yielding MNTLTITPDFSPWRQGLKDALPLFGGYIPVAISFGLISIQAGFSVFETILISTFIYAGASQFLFVAMVASGAPLPLVVLMTLLINARHMVYAPNIARYMDSNKRWFPLMHGLTDQVFALALVRLPQLPKAHRMAWYTSLGLLAWFSWIGGTALGAVAGDTLTQRWPLVNEALPFALPALFAVLVAPRCNSMLWTTTLVTAAALSMLCKIAGYPNAAIPLAALAGAIVFYAIKAMQPGDSQK
- a CDS encoding ROK family transcriptional regulator, encoding MSAKPDHRPGSLAMRTDQQFFQCLEKAQRLSRAAIAKMTGISKPTVSESAQRLTEKGMIKTASEMDNVSSKRPSVIYEINPDFGALLSLALEENATWIRITDFTGNTLSEEFVTYPKGRLQADFVQNMFTLTDKTLKTTNAPLLATGVSVADPVSPVTGNVLALPHSPFPMAHGLQFAQLLGDRYHCPVTVDNDVNWATLIEYLNDGCQNFAYIHLGRGIGCGLMLNGNIVRGADGMAGEIGYVRLGTAPPLLESLYTEHFYEMALTPGNALPAEVLNATGKVVAATCVLTNPEKVVLGGQLCHHPALQACIEDALASNIAGTAISVTSEPEKAPLYGASAGARELALEKLALLDPTAPVLRGYSRNV